A region of the Nitrospirota bacterium genome:
AACAGGGGATAGGCCATTAAGCCGGAATACCACTCTTCCATCGGCGGAAGCCACGTGACATGAAGAAAAGCAACCAAGGCCTGGCCAAGCACGCGGCAGCAGAAGGCGAACAGAAGCATCCACAACAACCAAACCAATCGGCGTGATGGTTTCATCCTAGCAGGCTGCGGAAATACTCAGTTTGTACATAAAACGCGGGTGGAATCGTACCTATGGCGTTGATGTCAAAATAGTCGCAGGATGCTCAAGCTGGTTTGTTTTGTTTATCTGGTTCATTTGGTCTGTCTGATTTGACCAAACAAACGAGACAAACCAAATAACGGTCTTCTTCTGCTGGTGGACTTTTTCAGCATCATGCTAAGGGATCGGCAAACATGGTCCTGTAATGCCGATACCAGTCGCTCTGGAATCGTTCGTGAGGATCGTACTGCCGCTTGAACCGAAGAAACTCTGAAAACTGCGGATAGCAGGCTTCGACTTGCGCGCGAGTCGCCCACTTGTGATAGGTCAAAAAGTAGCTTCCGCCCCGCTTCCTCGCCAAATCGATCAGCCGGCGAAACGATGCCGCTGCCCGCTCGATGCCCTCCGCTGTGTGGGACACGTGAAGATTCAAGACGGTGCAGGCCCATGGTTCTCTCGCCCAGGCGAGAAACGATTCGTCGTCCCGTTCGATCAGGCGAATCGTGCCGTAGATCGCTTCGACCTTGTGTGTTCGGAAATCCTCCCGCATGTCCGCAAAGAAAGACGCCAGTTCCTTCCGTGGCACATAGAGCTCCGAAATCATTTCCGACCCAGGGACTCCAGCCTTCATCTTGCTGTCGAGCGATCGGTGATAGCCTTCCGGATAATAACTCGCTTGATGCGTATCGGACCAATAGATCTGTCCATTCGTCGTCATATACTCGCTAGAATAGACCTCGAACGCTTTCGTCTTATCCGCATGGGCTAAATAGAGCAGACGCAGCCATTGCTCCTCGGAGATTTCCCGCTGCTGACCCGGAATCGGTGTGGCAAGATCGACCGGCTTGTAGCAAGAAAAGATGCCACGCCTGAGGAAGTCCTCGGAGGCAGGATCGAGGGCAAACTGGCAATCCCCATAGAGAAATCCCTCTGCAATCCGCTGCTCGAACCGTTGCATCACGTCATCCACCTGGACCAACTCGACGACGCGTTGAAGTTTCTGCCGTGGCGACAGCCGAAGCGTGACCGATGACACAATCCCGAAAAGACCATACCCGCCGATCGCTAATCTAAACAGATCGGGGTTCTGCGACCGGCTGCACGTCAGCAGCTTTCCATCGGCCGAAACGAGCCTGAAAGACTCGATATCTCCAATGAAGGGCTTGAGCCTCAACCCTCGCCCGTGGATATTGGCCGACAGACTTCCACCGATGCTCAGCCGATCTGCGCCAGTCTGCTTCTGGACAATGCCCCACTGCTTGGAGGCGCCCGCCTGCATGGTAAGAGAGGCTTGAATCAACTCAGGCCATTGCATGCCAGCTTCGACCTCGACCAAGCCGGAGCCAGAATCGAAATTCAGCACTCGGTTGAACAGCCGCATATCCAGATGGAGCGTATCCGTACCGAACTGTTGGGCTCCCATCGCATGGCGGCCACCGGCCACCGACAGGCCACGCCCCTCTCGCACCCCACGTTCTATCGTCCTCTGAATGTCCTGAACCGATCGGACAGAAATCACCTCGCGGACAGTCGTCGGATTCAATCCCGAGTGCACATCGTTGAGAAGAGTGCCGGACGGACGCGCGCCCAACTGAGCGCAACCCCATGGCATTAGCGCCGCTGCGCCTGCTAGTTTGAGGAAGGTTCTTCTGTTGATCATCGTGATCCTCGTATGAGAGACATGAGACCAGCCTATCAACTCCCAAGTCGCTGTCAACTCTGAAGCTATTTTTGTTTGGGTGCTCGCGGCCTCCAACTCCTCCTTGGCTTCGGTCAAGCTTCGGAAGATCCATCGGTCCTTCCTAGTGAGGCCTGACCTTTCCCATCTTTTTATTCCGTTCCCGCTATGCTAAGACTCTGCGCAGGATTCGGGCGCATTCACCTTGCTTGAGAGGCGCCATGACCATCCAACCTTGGATTACCTGCCTGCAAAGCGGAATTCTCATCCGCCATCTCGAAGCTCGCTACCCTGAACAGGCGTCGAAAGTCGATCTCAAACGGGTGATGGGGGCAGCCGATTCGTTCCAGGAAATTCAGGATGCCCGTGCGTTCTTGACCGATGCAAGCAATTGGATCCCCACTTCAGTCTTTCGCGAATTGATCAAGGCCTGTGAGGTGGCGTCAGGCAAGAAAGACTTCACCTATCAAGCCGCTCTGGCCTACTACGAAACTGTCAAGACACAGACCCCGACACTGATCGAAACGATTGCGATCCTCCTCAACGACGTGGAATCGGTCTTTCGGTCTGTCGGCAACTGGGCCTCGGCCTATACGAACTATCTCCAACTTCAATCATTCGTCTGTCCTGATGAAACACAGACCTTGCACATTCTGTCTCGCAACTTGCCGCCGGTCGATCCCGGACTTGGAAACATGCGTCTCGTGCAGGGCAATCTCGAAGGCACTGCGAAACTGGATCCCTCTGTCGACACTGCCACCTGCGAAGAAGCTTACTCACAACTCCGATTAGAAACCCTGGTCAATGAGTTCGGCGACGCTTATGACATGACCACGAAGAACGATCGGTTCACTGTGGCCCGCAGATCGACGGGCGATGTCGTGATCACGGGGCGAACGATTCGTCTCGTTCATACACTGATCCCCATCAAAACCGATGGTATTCCGGCTCCGCATGGTTCCGACGAACAACTTGTCGCCACACTTGAGGGGCCGAACCACCTCTCGGTCTGGACGTTTGAAGAGCCGGCCAGAAAATCCACGACACACATTTCCACGCAGGCCGATCACTGCACCGCGATCCTCATCGAACGCGGCGGTATCCTCTCGAGAGGATCACTGAATACCACGATCAAGGCCGGCTCGATCTACAACGCGCCTTATACCCATTATCGCCTGCGTTGGACGAATCACCCTCCACACGCAAACAACACCGCTGCTGCAGGCCGCTCGCAATTCTTGACGGATCGGCGTGCCTTCGCGCATCAGCTCTTTACGCATTTGAAAAACCTACAGGCCACGCATCGACATATGCTCACCATGTTCCTCCGCAATGTGGAACTGGCGCAGGAAAACATCCAACTGAAGCAGGAGCTGTCTGCGCAACAAGAAACCGGCGGTATCATCGGCAAGAGCGCTCTACTTCTAGATCTTCTTTCTCTGATCAGAACCATTGC
Encoded here:
- a CDS encoding FAD-binding protein, which encodes MINRRTFLKLAGAAALMPWGCAQLGARPSGTLLNDVHSGLNPTTVREVISVRSVQDIQRTIERGVREGRGLSVAGGRHAMGAQQFGTDTLHLDMRLFNRVLNFDSGSGLVEVEAGMQWPELIQASLTMQAGASKQWGIVQKQTGADRLSIGGSLSANIHGRGLRLKPFIGDIESFRLVSADGKLLTCSRSQNPDLFRLAIGGYGLFGIVSSVTLRLSPRQKLQRVVELVQVDDVMQRFEQRIAEGFLYGDCQFALDPASEDFLRRGIFSCYKPVDLATPIPGQQREISEEQWLRLLYLAHADKTKAFEVYSSEYMTTNGQIYWSDTHQASYYPEGYHRSLDSKMKAGVPGSEMISELYVPRKELASFFADMREDFRTHKVEAIYGTIRLIERDDESFLAWAREPWACTVLNLHVSHTAEGIERAAASFRRLIDLARKRGGSYFLTYHKWATRAQVEACYPQFSEFLRFKRQYDPHERFQSDWYRHYRTMFADPLA
- a CDS encoding sigma 54-interacting transcriptional regulator, with protein sequence MTIQPWITCLQSGILIRHLEARYPEQASKVDLKRVMGAADSFQEIQDARAFLTDASNWIPTSVFRELIKACEVASGKKDFTYQAALAYYETVKTQTPTLIETIAILLNDVESVFRSVGNWASAYTNYLQLQSFVCPDETQTLHILSRNLPPVDPGLGNMRLVQGNLEGTAKLDPSVDTATCEEAYSQLRLETLVNEFGDAYDMTTKNDRFTVARRSTGDVVITGRTIRLVHTLIPIKTDGIPAPHGSDEQLVATLEGPNHLSVWTFEEPARKSTTHISTQADHCTAILIERGGILSRGSLNTTIKAGSIYNAPYTHYRLRWTNHPPHANNTAAAGRSQFLTDRRAFAHQLFTHLKNLQATHRHMLTMFLRNVELAQENIQLKQELSAQQETGGIIGKSALLLDLLSLIRTIAPSDTTVLVTGETGTGKELAARLIHQLSRRKDRRFVAVNCGALPETLLESELFGHEKGSFTGAIAQKKGKFELAEGGTLFLDEIGDISPAVQVKLLRVLQEREFQRVGGTSDLRANIRLIAATNRDLLAMMEQNQFRQDLFYRLNVIQLYVPALRERPEDIAELVQHFAQQFAEKTGKSIAGLTPDALKLCLAYKWPGNIRELENVMERAVTLAQEGKKWITPDLLPNNLRSATESAPSLDLAELVDRVDWSALLQTLETRGSLTGLLNYLEWTITRRAVAEYGGNKSRAAKVLGRTYRWLRKLESEMTDRKPPTTRSTPGS